From the genome of Anaerolineae bacterium:
GTCTCTGGGAGAGGGTACAGGCGGTGACGAGGGAGCCGGCGCGCTGGGGGCTGTTCCTGGTGCTGGCCTGGGCACTGCCCTATTTCTTCCAGGTGGGCGGCTATGAGGTCAAGTTCGTGCGCTACATGGTGCCGCTGGTGCCGTTCCTCTGCCTGCTGGCGGCCTGGCTGATGGTGAGGCTGGCGGATGCGGCCGGCCAGCTCGCTGAACGCCTGCCGGCGACGGCCTGGGGCCGCGCCCATTTGCCCCGCCTGGGGGCCGAAGGAGCGCTGGAAGGCCGGCGCTGGCATGCCGCCGCCGGCGGATTGGTCATCGCCCTGGTGCTGGTGCCCACCCTGCTTTGGGCGCTGGCCTTTATGAGCGTGTATGCCCGCCCCCATACCTGGTACCAGGCCTCCCGCTGGATATATGCTAATGTCCCGGACGGCGCGGCGCTCAGCGAGGAAATCTGGGATGATTCCCTGCCGGTGAGCCTGCCGGCGGAGGGGGAAAGCCCCGGCCGGCACGGCTACCGCCATGTGGCGATGAACATGTACCACGACATGCCGCCGGAGGAGAAGCTCCAGCACATCGCCGGCGTGCTCCACCAGGTCGACTACGTGGTGCTGACGACGCCGCGGCTGTACGGCTCCATCCGCCGGCTCCCCTGGCGCTATCCGGTGGAGATCCGCTATTACGAACTGTTGTTCCAGGGCCGGCTGGGGTTCGAGCTGGCCTATTCCGCGACCTCCTACCCGCGGCTGTGGGGGAAAGAGTTCCCCGATGACGCCGCCGACGAGAGCTTCAGCGTCTACGACCATCCCAAGGTGCTGATCTTTCGCAAGGTGCGCGACCTGAGCGAGGAGGAGTTCCGCTCCCTCTTCGCCGGCGCGCTCCAATCCACCCCGCTGGTGCGGCGAGACGTGAAGGAGCCGCCGGCCGAACTGCCGGTGCCGGCCTACCGCAAATCCCTGATGCTGGACCGGCCGGTGGATGAACTGCCGGCGGTGCACGATTGGGCGTGGAACCCGCTGGCCAATGCCGGCACCCTGCCGGCGGTGCTGGTCTGGCTGGTCGTGCTGATGCTGGTGGGGCTGGCCGGCTGGCCGCTGGCGGCCCTGCTCTTCCCGGATATGCCCGGGCGCGGATACGGCCTGGCGCGGGTCTTGGGCCTACTGGCAGTGGCCTACTTCTGCTGGCTGGCCGCCAGCCTGCGGCTGTGGAAGTACACGACCGGCGCGGCCTGGCTCTCGCTCGCCCTCCTGTTCGCCATCGGATGGCTGTTGTTCCGCCGGCGCCGGCTGGACGTGCGGGAACTGTGGCGCCGGCACCGGCAGGAGGTCCTGCTCAGCGAGGCGGCCTTCCTGGCCGGCTTCGGCGTGTTCCTGCTCCTGCGCCTGCTCAATCCTGACCTGTGGCATCCCCTGCGGGGCGGCGAAAAGCCGATGGAGTTCGGCTTCCTGAACGCCATCCTGCGCAGTGCCTGGATGCCGCCGTACGACCCCTTCTTCTCCGACGGCTATATCAACTATTACTATTACGGCCTGTTCGCCGTCTCGACGCTGATCAAACTGGCCGGCGTGCGCCCCTCCATCGGTTTCAACCTGCTCATCCCCACATTGGCCGGCCTGACGACGAGCGGAGCCTTCGTGCTGGGATGGGCACTGACGGGCCGGCGGCGTTTCGGGGCGGCCGCGGCCGGTTTTGTCGCGCTCATCGGCAACCTGGCCGGCGCCTTCCCCATCCGCGGCTACGGCGGACTGCCGGAGGTCGGGCAGGCCCTGCGGAGCCTGGCGGATGAGCATCTACGTGGAAGCCTGGCCGGCATCCTGCAGGGATTGGCGCGCTGGATCGCCGGCGCTCCTCTGCCCCTGCGCACCGACTGGTTCTGGGATGCCTCGCGCGCCCACGGCGTCTATGAGAACACCATCACCGAGTTCCCCTTTTTCAGCTTCTTGTTCGCGGATCTGCATCCGCATGTCATCAGCCTGCCCTTTGCCATCCTGCTGATCGCCCTGCTGGTGAGCCTGGTGCGCTCCGTCAAGAAGGGGGAGCCGGCGGATGACCTGCCGCTGGCCCTGGCTCTGCCAGTCACGGCCTGGGTGCTGGGCACCATGGCGGTCAACAATATGTGGGATTTCCCGGTCTACCTGTTGCTGACCGCCGGCGCCTTGCTCCTGGCGCACTGGGCCGCCGATGCGCGCTTCGCCGGCCTGCGCCTTCCCGAAGCCGTCCTCGCCGCCGGGTTGGGCGCCGGCCTGCTGGGAGCGGCGGGGCTGGCTCTGTACGCGCCCTTCTTCACCTATTTCCAGGCCTTCGTGCGCGGCCTGGGACAGGTTACGTATCCCACCGAGGCCAATTATTACCTGGGCATGTTCGGGTTCTTCCTGTATCCGCTGGCGGGGCTGGCGGCCGGCATGGCACTGGCGCGGCTCTGGCGCTGGTGGCAGGCGGAGAGCCGAAGACGTGCTGTACCGGCCCTGCCGGCGGAGAGCGTCATCGGCCACGGGGCGCTGTACTTGGAGGAAGAGCTGGACGAGTTCTACGAGGCGGTCTCGGACGGCCGGTTGGCCCCGGCCAGCCAGGGACTGGCAGAAGCGCCGGAGACCGAGGCTCGCCCGCCGGCGTTCCGCTTCTCCGCATGGTGGGCGGCAGGGCTGGCGGTGCCGGTGATCTCCGCCGCCCTGCTCCCGCTGATGTATGGCCGGCTCAACGGCTTACAAATCCTCACGTTCATCATCATCGGCGAGCTGGTGCTGGGGGCGCTGTGGCTGGTGACGCGGCACGATCTGCCCATCGAGGAGCGGCTGTCGGCACTGCTGATGCTGATGGGCCTGCTGGTATGCCTGGGGGTGGAGATCGTCTATGTGCGCGATCATCTGGGCGGCACCTACTACCGCATGAACACCATCTTCAAGTTTTACATGCAGGCCTGGGTACTGATGGGGCTTGGGAGCGCCGGCGTCCTGGCGATGGTGGTGCGCCGGCTGGCCGGCCGTGCGCCGCTCCTGCGGGGGGCCTGGTGGGCCGGCTTCAGCATCCTCCTGGCGCTCTCCCTGGTCTACCCGGTCTTCGCATCCTATGCCCGGGTGCATGACCGCTTCCCCGTTGCCCCGCCCATCGGCACACTGGACGGCCAAGCCTATATGGGGACGGCGGAGTATATCTGGGAAGGACATCCCATCTTTATGGCGCCGGACTATGATGCCATCCGCTGGCTGGAGGAACATATCGAGGGCACGCCGATCATCCTGCAGGCGCCGTGGGAATTCTACCGCGCCAACGGCGTGCGCATTGCCTGGAACACGGGCTTCCCGACGGTCATCAATCCCCTGCATGAGAACGAACAGCGCTACCCGGAGCTGATTCCAGAGCGGGAGCAGGACGTGCACCGCATCTACAGCGAGCTGGACCCGAACGCCATCCTGCCCCTGCTGCGCCAATATCATGTGGGATATATATACGTCGGCCCCTTTGAGCGGGCGGTATATCCCGCGGCAGGGCTGGCCAAGTTCGCCGGCCTGGTCGGCTCCGTGCTCGACCTGGTCTATGACAGCGGCGAGGTGCAGATTTACGCCGTGCGCCGGCAGGAACTGGGGACGGCCGCGCCGGCCGCCGTCCCGCTGGTCGTGCCCACGGTCTCGCCCGAGCAAGAGGCGCGGCGCGTCGAGGCGGAGCTGGAGCGCCTGCGCCGGCTGGCCGACGCCAACCCGTCCGACGCCGGCCTGCAGTTCGAGCTGGGCAACCGCCTGCGACAGCTCGGCCGGTATGAGGAGGCGGTGGAGGTTTTCCGCCGCTCGCTCCAGCATCATCCCGAGGATGTGGCGATGTACCACACTCTTGGAGACACGTACCAGGAGATGGGCCGGCCGGACGATGCCCTCCAGCAGTATCAGGCCGCGGTGAACGCCGCGCCGCAGAACCCGGCGGCCTACAATAAGCTGGGTATGGCCCTGCGCGATAGGGGACGACTCCCCGAAGCAGAGGCGGCTTTCCGCCAGGCCATTGCGGTGGCGCCGGAATTTGCCGAGGCCTATTACCATCTGGGGGAGGTGCTGGAGGAGATGGGGCGCCGGGATGAGGCCGGCGAGCTTTACCGCCGGCTGGTAGAGCTGGCCCCGCAGAGCGACTGGGGAGCGCGCGCTGCGGAGCGGCTGAGGGCATTGGGGCAGGCAGAGCAGTAGGACTACCGCAGTACCGAGGAGAGGACGATGAAGTGGTCCGCGTTCAGCGCATGGTTGGAGATCATCAGCCGGATATTCGAGGGCTTTGAGGTACGGGAGGATTTCGCGCCGGCCTGGATGCAGAACCCCTATACGGGCCGGCGGCTCAAGCTCGACCGCTATTATCCGGAGCTGGGCATCGCCCTGCGCTTCGTGGGGGGCATGCGCACCCAGAGCCGGCGCATCAGCGACGAGGAGGTGGAGGAAGAGGAGAACCGCGACGCGGTGCGCGAGTGGCTGTGCCGGCGGCAGGGCGTCACGCTGGTGCGGGTTGACCCGGAGCATCCCGACCCGCGCCAGCAGGTTGGCTACCTGCGCGCCGCGCTCAGCCGCACCTCGCGCATTCTGGCGCAGAGCGATATGCCGCTGGAGTACAAGCAGGGGCTGGCACCGCGCATTGCGGAAGCGCGCCGGCGCTGTGACGAGATCGCCCGCCGGCTGACCCGCCCGGAGGACCTGCAGATGTTCGCCGAGCTGTGGCAGGACCGGCAGTACAGAGCGCTGGCCAGCTCCACGGCAGAGCCGGCGCGCCCATCGGCGCCGGAGGCCCTGGAACGGTATCGGGCCGGCATGGCGGTGCATCACATCTTCCTCGGGCATGGTGTGGTGGAAGAGGTGGTGCCGGAAAAGGGGGATGTGCGGGTGGTGGTGCGCTTTGATGATGGCCAGGTGCGGCAGTTCCTGGCCAGCCTGGTGGGGGACAAGCTACTGCCGGCGTGACCCCTGCGAACACCCCGACCACAGCTTGGTTTGTGAATGTGCACGCTTTCCCGATATGTTTTGACAAGAACTGCCAGAGACGGTATAATGAAATTTGTTAGCTTGCTCCTACAGCGAATATACTCGTTGTCGACGGATTCCCATTCAGGAGCGTCGTGATGCCGATCGACTACCTGCCGATTCTCATTCTGGTGATCTTCGCCACAGGGTTTGCCGCCATCGCCCTCATTGTCCCGATGTTCATCGGCCCCCGCAAGCCGGCGAAGAACAAGCTGTACACGTATGAGGCCGGCAAAATCCCCTTCGGGAGCCCCTGGGAAAAGCGCATCTCCATCAAATACTATGTGACCGCCATGCTTTTCCTCCTCTTCGACGTGGAGGTGCTCTTCCTGTACCCTTGGGCGGTGGTGCTCAAGCAGTTGAAGCTCTTCGGCCTGATAGAGATGGCTGTTTTCCTCCTTATCCTCCTGGTAGGCTATATCTACGTATGGCGTAAGGGGGCGTTTGAATGGGAATAGAGACGAAGCTCGGCGATACGGTTATTGCTACCTCGCTGGAATGGCTGGTCAACTGGGCGCGCAAGTACTCCGTCTGGCCGCTGACCGCCGGCCTGGCCTGCTGTGCGATTGAGATGATGGCCGCCGGCGGTCCCCGCTTCGACATCAGCCG
Proteins encoded in this window:
- a CDS encoding tetratricopeptide repeat protein; its protein translation is VNTAPYVYHLNNLLRWGLGWALGIAGLAGVLAALVHLVWAVIRRPAGETAGLWERVQAVTREPARWGLFLVLAWALPYFFQVGGYEVKFVRYMVPLVPFLCLLAAWLMVRLADAAGQLAERLPATAWGRAHLPRLGAEGALEGRRWHAAAGGLVIALVLVPTLLWALAFMSVYARPHTWYQASRWIYANVPDGAALSEEIWDDSLPVSLPAEGESPGRHGYRHVAMNMYHDMPPEEKLQHIAGVLHQVDYVVLTTPRLYGSIRRLPWRYPVEIRYYELLFQGRLGFELAYSATSYPRLWGKEFPDDAADESFSVYDHPKVLIFRKVRDLSEEEFRSLFAGALQSTPLVRRDVKEPPAELPVPAYRKSLMLDRPVDELPAVHDWAWNPLANAGTLPAVLVWLVVLMLVGLAGWPLAALLFPDMPGRGYGLARVLGLLAVAYFCWLAASLRLWKYTTGAAWLSLALLFAIGWLLFRRRRLDVRELWRRHRQEVLLSEAAFLAGFGVFLLLRLLNPDLWHPLRGGEKPMEFGFLNAILRSAWMPPYDPFFSDGYINYYYYGLFAVSTLIKLAGVRPSIGFNLLIPTLAGLTTSGAFVLGWALTGRRRFGAAAAGFVALIGNLAGAFPIRGYGGLPEVGQALRSLADEHLRGSLAGILQGLARWIAGAPLPLRTDWFWDASRAHGVYENTITEFPFFSFLFADLHPHVISLPFAILLIALLVSLVRSVKKGEPADDLPLALALPVTAWVLGTMAVNNMWDFPVYLLLTAGALLLAHWAADARFAGLRLPEAVLAAGLGAGLLGAAGLALYAPFFTYFQAFVRGLGQVTYPTEANYYLGMFGFFLYPLAGLAAGMALARLWRWWQAESRRRAVPALPAESVIGHGALYLEEELDEFYEAVSDGRLAPASQGLAEAPETEARPPAFRFSAWWAAGLAVPVISAALLPLMYGRLNGLQILTFIIIGELVLGALWLVTRHDLPIEERLSALLMLMGLLVCLGVEIVYVRDHLGGTYYRMNTIFKFYMQAWVLMGLGSAGVLAMVVRRLAGRAPLLRGAWWAGFSILLALSLVYPVFASYARVHDRFPVAPPIGTLDGQAYMGTAEYIWEGHPIFMAPDYDAIRWLEEHIEGTPIILQAPWEFYRANGVRIAWNTGFPTVINPLHENEQRYPELIPEREQDVHRIYSELDPNAILPLLRQYHVGYIYVGPFERAVYPAAGLAKFAGLVGSVLDLVYDSGEVQIYAVRRQELGTAAPAAVPLVVPTVSPEQEARRVEAELERLRRLADANPSDAGLQFELGNRLRQLGRYEEAVEVFRRSLQHHPEDVAMYHTLGDTYQEMGRPDDALQQYQAAVNAAPQNPAAYNKLGMALRDRGRLPEAEAAFRQAIAVAPEFAEAYYHLGEVLEEMGRRDEAGELYRRLVELAPQSDWGARAAERLRALGQAEQ
- the ndhC gene encoding NADH-quinone oxidoreductase subunit A → MPIDYLPILILVIFATGFAAIALIVPMFIGPRKPAKNKLYTYEAGKIPFGSPWEKRISIKYYVTAMLFLLFDVEVLFLYPWAVVLKQLKLFGLIEMAVFLLILLVGYIYVWRKGAFEWE